The Astatotilapia calliptera chromosome 22, fAstCal1.2, whole genome shotgun sequence region TCGCCTAATAAATAATTTGAtttgtaacacacacaaaaagcctGGCAGAGACATTTGTTTACAGTTAGTACACATGTAGTGAATAGTTTCTGCATACGACTTACTTTTTCAGGACATCCTTATCGTCTGGATCTTTTTCTAAAAAGTCTATGAGCTCCAACAAACTCTGAGAATACCTGATGGACACAAAAGAATAGATTTTTAAAGCAGCACAGTTTAATTTATCACAAATCAAAAGGGCAAGAAAGGCAATATATATTGAAAAAGAAGCATGTGAAAGAAGCTACTCTGGGCAGAATTTTGCTGTAGCTGTTGGAATATGACATAACAACATCCTCTCTTTAAATAAAAGATGATTGTTGTTGGTCTAGACCAGTGAATGAGGAAGTGCTGAGCTCATCTAGTCATGCTCTCTTGCGCCGCCTCACTGCACAAAAACTGGGTGAAAGGTAACCAGCAGTGTAGCTTCAACTCAACACACTGAGCGTGTCCCTCAAATGACCTTCCCGGCCCTCCACACTCTGCAAAAAGACATCCTGTAATAGATGTTTTATGCAACTTTCCCCCAAATGCCAAAGCCTCAAGTGTCTTGACTCGTCAACACCAATAACAAACAACAGATCGATGATTTTTGCAAGCAAAGCTCAGTGGAAAAAGGACGTTATTGTCCATGAGGTACATGGCCAAATATAGTTGCTGCTGTGACTTCTATTTAAGAGTGGGGTTGTTGCCTGGGCTTGATAAGTTATACATCATCAACATGGTTAGTGTACCATTTGCAGTGTGTGATGCTGCTTTGGTGGAAAAGCAAACTGCTATTTTAGTTTTTGAGAAAAGCTGGCTGAGCTCTTCAatcatgcaaacaaacaaggcTGACTAGCCAACATCTGTAGTGTTTGCTTTGTGATGCATACAGTAAAATCTAGAGGCAGAACACACGACAGTAAAACTCCAGTAAATGGGGCCTTTTCCACTACAGGAACCAGTGCATTCCCACCACAAGGACTAGAGCTTTCTATAAGTTCAGGAACTCTAGAGGGCTAAACATGCCAAAGTGGTAACAAAGCACTTTATTTTAGCCACCATGTGAATGAAGGACATTTACAGAAGGAAGTGAACCACACCTGGCCCAACCTCTTTAGACTAGGAACAAacgtttcagctgctttggtcaGAGACATAGCTACAGTATGataacaataaacaataaagagATCACAGCTGTTCTTCTCACAGTCAACgttctaaaaaaacaacatggttATGAGTTCTCCTACACCTTGAAATCGGAGTATGCACATGGGTTCATGCGATAAGTAGCATGCATTCCtcaaaagtcaaaaacaggTGCTGCTTCCTCACAGAGCACCGCTGAAGCGAGACCAGGCATATGCATTAATAATTAAGTCATAAAGCCCCATTGGGACAACACAACCATGTGAAACAGGGACTGGCTGTCTTATCTAATCCAGAACAGATCATAAAACATGTTCCCAGATCAGGTGCCAAGCGAGTGCACAGAAATCCTCTGGCTGAGAAAAGAAGAGATTTGGTGCACATCTAAAGTTAACAGTCACACAACCTAAGGTGCAGATTAGCAAAACTACAGGATGGCTGCGTGTGTGAAGTCACTGTAGATATGCAGATGCTGTAATGTGTGGGAAGTAATATTATGAGGTGATAAGCAGAGGGCATGAGTGAACTGCATGCTTTGAATGACCAGTTGAACAGTGCAGGAATCTGGGATTcataaatatgatttttgttGCTGTGCATCTGAATTTCTTACCAGCTGGTGAGGAGCCTCAGTGATGGAGTGCCGAGGAGTTTGTCAGGGAGGAAATCAATTTCCTTCATGATGTTGGCCAATCTGACAGGAAGCTCCTGGCGGAGGAACACAAAGGAGGTCTTCTCACATGCATTGGCCGAGCCtgcagtcacatgacagccaacatcagggagaagaagaagaaaaaacactgagcAAGCACAAAAACATGACCTCTGTGTCATCTTTGTGGGCATATGCTTCCTTCGGGCAGTTTGTTTCGCACCTGAACTGAACTCTGACCTACGATTAAAATCTGGAAGTGTACCActaccacagacacacatacaaacacaaaaataaataaataaataaaataaaaacaacaacaatttgcTCTAGTTCACTTACCAAAGTCGATGAACTGCTTCATAGACAGGGGAGATGGAGAAAACTTAGAAAACCTATCCACTTGTTTCGGTATCCCAGCCACAAAgttgtttttcagcaaaaactgagcgaACTTCATTTTTCCCCTCTCCCCTTTGCAGACCCCAACTCAGAAACAAACAGTCCTTTCTCTCTTCAGCACGGCCCAGTTTGACGACTCTCAGCTAGCTCGGTGTCATACCTCTGAAGAGCTTCGAGGAAACTATGGGTTCCCCGGTGTTTCTGTTCTCTAGCAGCGTCTTTGCATTTTACAGGCTGCTTTGTGCCCCTCAAATTCAACTTCTGTGCTGTGCTACGTGTGTTGTTGACTGTAGACGGggaaaggagggggggggggggtgcagagATTGACATCAGAAACAACCAATCAGAACCCGTGTTGTCCTCACTTTGGGTGGAGTCATTTTAGCATCGAGGGATGCTAAACGTGCTCTACGCGCATCCCCTACCGACGAAGTCTCTGAATTACTTATctgatttaaactttttttatccTTAGAGTAAAAAAACCGACTGATTACGTACATATATATGGATGAAACCCTCAAATATCCAAACCACAAATTAAATCCTCTTTATTTGTTAAAGTTATGCGTCCGAAATGCTGAATAATTCCTGTTCACCTTTCAGATCTAGCCGTTTAAAACGCACTTCTCAATCTTGACCACACGATGGCGGCGTTCGCAGTTGTGGTCAAATAAGGTGGGATTTCAACCCCTCTTCCTTCTCAGCATCATCCTGCTCGCTCTTCCTAGGGATGTATCGGCGTGCCGTGCACCTGTTCCATCTGTTTTAACCCATTTTGTCAGTAACCACACGAAAAGGCTTAACCGACCTCTTCGGTGGTACCACGGCGGCTTTGATACGGTGCCATTTGGACAGCGGTGGAGGATGTGTTGATTTGTCTTTCCCGAGGTGCAGCAGTGAGACAGCATCTTTGCCGGTGACACTTCGTTATCACAACGAGTGGACGAGGAGGTACGAGTGAAACAATAACACTATTCGCTGTACGGTTGTTTTCGGTAAATTAGGccccttttgtgttgttaaatgTCATTGTAACGCTGATGACAAGGCCTTAAAGGCGTCGACGTTTGTATAAATGCTGTCACATTTGCAATTAGCTAGCAGCGAATGCCTTAATGGCGATAGCCGTCAATGGAGCACAGTaaattttgcttttcttcctgttgcatatgtagttgtgttttttatcttttctgtTATGACTCTGTATGTGTCAGCTCTGTTGTGCTAATGTGTAAGAAGATAAAACGACCTACACAGCGGCAGATAGGCTTAATTGTGTGCTTAACACTCAGGTTTGGTGATAGTTTTGAACCTCTGCCTATACACTCACAAACCATTTCATTAGGTACAGCTTCCTAATACCACGTTTGACCCaattttgccttcagagctaGCTTAATTCTTTATGACATACATTCAGTAAGAGATTCAGAGATTTTGATCCATATAGATATGATAGCATCTCACTTTTCCTGCACAtgtcggctgcacatccataatGGGAATCTCATGTTCCGccacatcccaaagatgctctaTTGGGTTGGGATCTGGTGATTGTGGAGGggatttgagtacagtgaactcattgttatTTTCAACaaagcagtttgagatgatttgaggttTGTGCCTCGCCATGTTATCCTGCAGGGAGCAGCCATCAAAAAGCTGATCATGCCCATCATAAAAGAATGGGCAAGGACAGCAACAATACACCAGCACACTAAATGATGATCAGCTGGTAGTAAGGGGCCCAAAGTATGCTAAAAAATATCTCGAACACTATTGCGCCACCATTgtcagcctgaactgttgatacgaGGCAGGATGGATCTATAGTTTCATGTTGTTTAACCCAAAGTCTGATCCTACAATCCGAACGTCACAGCAAAAATCAAAATTTGTCAGACCAGGTAATAATGCTTTGTTCAACTTTGATCTTAGCTGACTGGAGCGCCACCTTGGTGTGGTCTGCTGCCGGTGTGGTCATCAACAAGGCACTTTCTCCCTGAGAACTGCTGCCCACTGGATATTTTTTCAGAAAGTTTtctgtaaaccccagagatggttttgtgggaaaatcccaatagatcagcagtttctgaaatactgagTCCAGCCCGTCTGGCATCAGTTACTATGCCCTGTTCAAACTGTCTTAAATTGCCTTTTTCccctattctgatgctcagtttgaaatgCAGAGGGTCATTTTGACCATGtctgaatgaaactgaactgaTGGTATgtaattggctgattagatatttgtgttgatgagcagctgagcagatgtacctaataaattgGCCAATCACTTATATATTGTTGCTACCACGTGCAACAGCTAATACAGGCATCAAATTAGCAGCCTGTAGCAGGCTCATAGTTCGATGAGCTCAACCAGTAGATCACATGGTGCAGCTCTAAGGGATGAGTTAAACTAAATGAAAGAATTAGAACAGGAGAGCATAATTATACAAAGGTTTTAagaaaactttgttttgttaAGCCCTGGCTTTAGAACTGCACACATGGATGCCCCCATTGGTTTGACTTGGCATAGGTGGGTGGGGCAAGCATCAAATAGGAAGTTGATCCTGAAAAGCATAGGCTGAGTTAATTTACACAAGGCAAAGCTGGTTTTTCTCAAAAGGTAAGAAAATTGTTACAGGAAGTATGCTTTAAATTCCATTGAGAGCTATAGAAATGTGATGTACTACTGCAACAAAACAGCACTCTGAATGTGGTAATAATGTGGTTTATATCTTTGAAATTAAGCCCATTCACTCAGCTGTGTTTGGGTaaagaataatgaaaaaattaaataaatccatTTTCAACCTTGTAATAGAGAACCATTGTGTATGTTCTCTGTACTTCACTCTGCCAAGATTGCTCTCTTCTCAGTATTGACCCACTTATCCCAGACACCTGGAGCTTCTACAGCTCTGACTGGGCCACTTCCCAGGTGGCATCCACTAGTAGCGTAAGGTGGGTTCTTTGAAGAGCCCCACTTGGCTCAGTAAGGGTGGCAGCTGTTCCATGACacaagaaatatatataaaatatatgtattttatattcatatttgGTTATGCTAACCGATATTGTTTTGGCTTTCAAATCAAAAATCCAGTTTTGAACTTAAAAATAcgtcaaaacttttttttttattcattgtcTCATACAGATTTATAGCTGCCACACAGGAGATTTTCTAAATCAATGCTTAATAGAATCATATGTAGTTCATTCTTGTTTGGTCATCTTACTTTAAGCCCCACAGGACACCATGTCGGACAAAAGCGACCTAAAAGCTGAGCTCGAGCGCAAGAAGCAGCGCCTTGCCCAGATcagggaggagaagaagaggaaggaggaggagaggaagaagaaagaggTAAGGAAAAAAGTGAGTAAATTCCCACCATCGTCACTCATTTtgtatgttttccttttttgtgtgcggttgactgatttttttgtcaGGCTGTGACACACGAACAGCATCTATGCATGTGCACAAGGTCGGTGTTTTAAGTATGGATCAAAATGTGCATGCAGCTGCATGTCTTAATCTATGATGTTAGAGCAGTGAAGCTGTTCTTTGAGTTATGATGGATAAactggtgttttttgtttttttacttatcCGGAGCAGACAGAAAGCCAGCAGAAGACAGAAGCGACCCCAGAAGATTCAGATTTAGATCGCAAGCGTAGGGAGACTGAGGCCCTGCTGCAGAGTATTGGGATCTCACCAGAGCCTCCACTAGGTATGCAGTATTGTAATAAATGAATACTAAAATGTTCTTTGACTCCTTTTACTGAAATGTTTACTAGAACACTTACACCAGAGAATAGCTTTTTTGTTCAAAAACTACACTAACCTTCATTATTACAGCCAAAAACCCTCCATGCATCAGGCTAAGATGCACACAATCACCAGCTATGTGTTTAATTTGTTGTCTCCCTTTGATTATCTCTGTTCTGAAATTTGGTAGAAATAATTGATCAGAAGTAATCAAACAATTTCTATTGGACCCATTTGAGTTTACAAATGAGTGTTGCTTTCCTTTTATGATAAATCTTCAAATATCAGAGCAGGTTAAATCCTCAGGGTCACTTGAAATGAGCTTTTGGAAGATCACTGTTCTCTAGTGGTCTGAAATTGTAATAACACCCCCTACACCTCAAAACTGGGTCACTTCCAGTGCTTATTATAAGCTTAGGTTATTTATAACGTGTCTTCAAAAGCTGCTGAACATAAATAGATAATAATGAGTGATagtctttttgttttagatctttttttttttatttgtcaatgACATGCAGCTTATAATGtaaattttttaattatttttcagtcCCGACTCCTGTGTCCCCCTCCAAATCAGTAAGCACACCCAGTGAGACAGGGAGCCAGGACTCGGCCGATGGAGGAGCAGCAGGCAGGTGGGCCAAAATCAAACACTGTATGCCGAGCTGTAATTCCAGAAGCCTTAGTTCATCTCATTTGTTCAAATCAATACATTTCTAAGGGTCAACACAAATTCATCAAACATTTTTCACCGTCTCATATCaaacaaaaattacattttaagcaCACggctcaaaaaaattaaaggaactcTTTTTAATCAGAGTCAGTTAAACTTGTGGGATATTGATTGTGTCAGTTAAGTAGCGGAGGGGGGTGTTAACCAGTTTCTGTTGCTTTGGTGTTCATGAAATGAACAACAGGTGcactagaggggcaacaatgagacaTCTCCCAAAACAGGAAaggttttacaggtggaggccACAGGTGTTTTTGTCCCTCctcatcttttgttttttcactagttttgcatttgccTAGGGTCAGTGTCATTACTGGTAGGGTGAGGTGATACCTGGAGGTTGCACAAGTAGTCCAACCTCTCCAGAATGGCACATCAATACGTGCATTGCCAGAAGATTTGCTATGTGTCCCAACACAGTCTTGAGAGCATGAAGGAGATTCCAGGAGTCAGGCAGTTACTCTATAGCGCTGCACAGTGTCGTATGAAGTCCTTAAACCATCAGCAGGACCAGTATCTGCCCCTTTGTGCAAATTGGAATAGGATGAGGACTGCCAGCaggccactggtgtgaatgtcagCCATGCATGCAAGCACGCTGGAGCTATACACACAACTGAGAAGCATTTTAAGTTACTGCGGTGATGGACTAGCCTGCCACATCATTTTTCACTTTGAGTTTTGAGCgtttatcattttcatttccatcaaatgAAATGGCATCCTTTGGTTTCTAACATTACTCAGTCCATATCATTATAAATATCCAGCGTAATTTTTCCCCAATCTGAGATCTGATGTGCTttaaaagtgttcctttaattctTTTCAACCAGTGCATTTGCGTGGGAGACACTTGAAAACCGTGACAGAAGTTTTTATCCTCACATGTTTGGTTCTCTTTGAGAACTATACAACAAATTGTATAGTTGTGCACCGATGTAGGGCTTCTTGAAGACTTAACATCTTAAAAggataataattttaaaaggcTTTTGGCTGTGGGTGTTTATGGTTCATAtgacatattttctttctttccttgtgAATGGCTCAACAGGTTTAGGTAAGGATGAATGTTCCTAGTGGTGAGGTTAGGATTTGAATTTGGTGTCTTTCATTTGTCATGGCATCCAGTGCTTTGATGACcactttacagcttttcctttcATGTCTTTCCTGTAGAATAAATCCAGATATAAGCTGTTGAAAGCACGAACCATAGTGGAAAACCTTTAGAAAGCAGCCACAGTGAGCCAATAAAACTAGCTCTTGTATGAAGCAATGGACATGAACCATATGTTTGTCTCAAAGTGGCTCATTTGAGCGTAAGTGACAAAATATAAGCATTTCCCCTTCCACAGGCTGCAATCACAGCGCTCGTTCATCATACATGCTCAGGCTACTGCAGGATTTACTTTTACGCCTGTTCATTCATTACTCACCCAGACACGTGCTGGAGCTCTCTGAGTTCTGCACATGGCGGCTCTGGTGAATGCTGTTGAGACACGAGTGGTCATCAAGCGCTTTCCATTGCTTTTTAACGACAGCTGACTGTGAGGATGATGTGTGAGTGATGCCTTCAGGGGTCATTAGTGATGTGATGTTCTGGTACAGCCAGGGGTGGAATTGGGGCTACAGAACATGCAAAAGTTTGTATTAGACAGAAATTGCCTTATGTAGgatttttcatctctttttagCTTTTACAAATTGGATTTTACAAATTGGTGAGTTAGTGTTAATTCCTggaatgatttgtttttctttttttctttctttcttttttttttacccccaaaTCCACCCTGAATGATGGCATGCCATTTTGAGCTCTCCATTTGtggctgtgtatgtgtgtgtccctTCTTAGGTCAGGTTTCTCTAAAAACAAGTCCCAAGCACAGACCTCAAGGTAAGCATTTTCATGTTAAACACAGGAATCCCCCTCACCCCCTACCCCCTTACCCCAACCCCCAACACCCTCTCACCTCTCTTTGGCTGAGGTTACCCTCATAGGGAGATTAAACCCACAGTGTTGTCAGTTGTCTTATTTTTGTGTCCTCAATGTGATTTATAGGATCAAAACAGTGCAGTGCCCCAGCTTCTCTGTTCAGCTTTCCTCCACTCTTTGCTGGTGTTCTCATCTGAAGCTTACCTGTCTCCTCTAATACTGGGGTGAAAGATTTCTGCTCTCATGAGCT contains the following coding sequences:
- the pdk4 gene encoding pyruvate dehydrogenase kinase, isozyme 4 isoform X2, whose amino-acid sequence is MKFAQFLLKNNFVAGIPKQVDRFSKFSPSPLSMKQFIDFGSANACEKTSFVFLRQELPVRLANIMKEIDFLPDKLLGTPSLRLLTSWYSQSLLELIDFLEKDPDDKDVLKNFTQTLVNIRNRHNNVVPTMAQGVVEYKEAFGVDPVTNQNVQYFLDRFYMSRISTRMLMNQHSQYSYL